DNA sequence from the Oncorhynchus clarkii lewisi isolate Uvic-CL-2024 chromosome 9, UVic_Ocla_1.0, whole genome shotgun sequence genome:
ataatttgatcaattttagaataaggctaacttaacaaaatgtggaaaaagtcaaggggtctgaatactttccgattgcactgtGCATCGTTTGTAATTTTGTACCTTTGCGCTTCCATGGCTTTCTGTTGTACTGTTCTGCTGCACTGTTCTCCGTCACAGTTACAACATTTCACTTTAGCATCAGCCCACATTTCCCATACTCGTGATCCCCACCACACTTTGCACATCTCATTTTACCTTTGCACCCATTAGGAACATGCCCCATCCATTGGCACTTAAAGCACCGAAGTGGAGTTGGCACATATTCTCTAACCGGATAACTGAGTAGTGATCCTAGCTGCACCCTATTCGGCAGGTTCCCCTCAAATTGTAACAATGCAATTGTAGTGTCCACTCGACTCTTTTTGCTTTTCATACTTTTCGCGTCAATAACTTTTCCTCCATTCGGAGAAGCCTTAACTTCTTCCATGGTAATTTCCAATGGCATCCCAGTAATTACTCCTCAATTAATCATTTTAGACATAGCACCGGGAATGTGCCATTTCACTCAACCGCCATTGAGTGAGATCAATTTTAAAACTTTATCTGCGCTTTACAGGTCTACTCTCAACACTACTCATTGTTTCCCCAGCAGTattcatccctccatcaccctcATTGCGATTTATCTTACTCCTGTTTCTCCTATTTATAAAAAAGGTGTAAATAgctgatcatcatcattattaattgCCCTAATGCTACCATCTGCCATGCAGACCACAGTCACAGTACAATTGCGCCAAACCAAGATAGCTCTTGCTCGCTCTTTTCGACCACCTCGAAATGACTAAGGGCACTCGTCAATCTGTGTCACATAACAGTTTTCCTTGGGTTGGGTTTATTTCAACcctgcccacagctggcagcaccCAAGTAATCATCACCTTGGAGCCCAGCTTGCACATGATATAATCATAATGCCCATGGTCAATTCAGTTTGACATCCCTATGaggctagttagggaccatcagtAACTTACAcaatgtacatttttatttaactagacaagtcagttaagaacaaattcttatttacaatgacagcctaccggggaagtgtgagttaactgcctttttcaggagcagaacgacagatttttaccttgtcaactcagggattcaatccagcaacctttcagttactggcccaacgctgtaaccactaggctacctgccactccataCATGGGACAAACAAACTATATTATAGAAATGAATATACAAATATTTAAAGCATTTAATAAGACAACTAAAAGGTGTGGAACATGAAAATATTTtcccatttacattgtgtaattaTTTGATGTTACCTAACGAGCCCCACagataggctatccaaagtcaaTCCAACTTTGCCAAGGGTCACACACCAGCTGACTGAAGCTAAATGGTGAAAGAAGTTGGCAAGCTAGCTTGCTAGATAGTCTAGGCTTCTTCCAGATACAAGTTCTGGTTAGAATGTTTCAAGTTATCTAGAAGGGtgagtgactgtaactgtgtacTGTTTTGGCAGGGTGAAAGTAAAAACGCTTCCCACATTCGAACACACATACAAGAGACACCCCACATCAAAGCACGCCTCCAAAATCCAAATCTCATTCTCAATCGCATTTCCTACTAAGGATAATTGAAACTGAGGCTAAATCAGGAAGTTCAGGCGCCCCGGAGGGTAAATTTCTCCTTATTTGCAGTCTTTTTACGCAATATCTTTAGCATGCTGCTAGACTATTGTTTAGATTGTTGGGCCAGTATTCAAAAGggtgctggatcaaatccctgagctgacaaagtaaaaatctgttgttctgcccctgagcaaggcggttaacccaccgttccctgGGCAATGAAGATGTGGTTGTTGTttatggcagccccccacacctctctgattcagagggattgggttaaatgcagaagacacatttcagttgtacaactgattagGTTTCTCCCTTGTTTCAAGATTGGCTTGCTCTGAGTTTGGTGTACGGAACACAACAAAGGTTTTTAATGACATTCCAAAGTCACTTTACTTGGCTTATTAGAAATGTACACTAGGGGGAATCCAGAGATGTCCGTGTACATGCGCCACCTCAGTAGCATCACAGAATTGTCACCATGGAAATCTAATCTAACTAGATCCTTTTTTCTATGGTTGTCACTGCAAACTATTGTCCACTAGATGGTGCCTAAGACCTTGATGTGGACAGAATTTAAAACAACTTGACCCCTCAACCCTGCTTTTTCCTGTGAGGGAACTGTTAAATAGCAGGGATCAAGTGCAGTTAGCGTAACAGGGTTTCGTTATGTCTCATGTTGTTGAACTGCACACGTTTAGAAGTTGTAGTAACTCTTGATAAAACAGTAGAACCTTTAGGTTGGAATGGATTATAGTATGGATTATGGATGACCATGGAAAATGGTGTCTCTGTTTCGTTTAGTGCCATGATCAGTTGTGTAAAGCACTTAAGTAAaggtactttaaagtactacttaagttgttttttggggtaccTGTACTTTACTAAttacatttttgacaactttaacttttacttcactacattcccaaagaaaataatgtactttttactccatacattttccctgacacccaaaagtactctacATTTTAAATGCTAAGCAGGATCAACATTTTTTCAAATTCACGagaatcaagagaacatcccaggtcatTCATACCGCCtactgtgttggagtgtgcccctggctatccgtaaataaaaaataaattgtgcCATCTGATTTGCTTATTGAAAGCAATTTGAaaggatttatacttttacttttgatacttaagtatatttttgcaattacatttacatttaaataagtatatttaaaaccaaatagttttagaattttactcaagtagtattttacatgGTGAcctaaggtatctttacttttactcaagtctgacaatttagtacttttttccaccactggccgTGATAAAATATTCTCGTTCCTGTTTCAGCTTATACTGAAAATAAAAAGTATAGATTGAAAAAAGTGTCCTGTGACAATCCAGTTGTTTATCAATGTTCAACACCAGTAAGTTGAACCATTACTATAGTACAAATGTTAGCAAAATGTGTTTGTAATAAATATCTGGGTATGTATGGGGTTAACCACTGTGCATGTTATGATGATGATTTTAATGTGTAATATGACTAATTTACCATAAAGCAGTATTGTATTGAATACCATATGATAGCCTGAAAATGAAAcgaacaaaaaaacatttaataaataaggtatttatttaaATAGATTAAGAATACATCATTCAACATTTTTGTACAACACAAGCACTTTTAAATAGTGTAGAGAACTACCCATGAAATGACAACACTTTTTAAAGCAGAATGTAACCATGTCTGCTGTGGGACAAACTTCAACGTCTGTTGATGTAACAAGTATCATATCATGTAAACAGTTTTCTGAACTTCAGAATGAAAGGTAACAACTCTCGTTTACAGCACctccatagccccccccccccccccaaacgatGTAAATACCCCATATCCATTTGAAATAATATAGTTTGGTAATTGAAGTCATGAAATTGGCTAATCTAAATGGTTATCAATCTCATGCACTATCccttaaaataaatgtatgctGTAATACACAATTGTACAAACTACAAAGTCACCATACATACAGTCCTTAAAAAATACTATAATTAATTATATTCCATGTTAATTGCATTGATCATATTAAGTAGCCCTACCAACTCATAACAATTGAAGTACAGATATAAATCCATAGTATTTACCTTATCATTGGGCGGGAAATGACTGTATAGGGAAGGGTAACCAATACAACTAATATCACACCCTCATTCTATCTCCCTTTAATATAGGCACTTTTCAAATACATTTACAAAGAAAATACTGTGAGGTGAAATCAAGAGTTAAACTTGGCCAAATTGTGATAATATAAATAATGTTGAATGAAAAAAGTAGATACAATTATGAGAGAGAGACTTATTTATAGAATCAAAAAATCCACAACATCCACTTTGTGTAATACTTGAAAACAGACCAGCTGTTCGAAATGGAGGAGCGACCCAATCTCCATTCATTGTTAAAGGCTCTgtgtttttcctgtgttttatcaACTCAAAAAACTGATTGGATTGAATCAACTCAAAAAACGGATTGGATTTTTAACGTCATCAATGTAAAGGAATTGCTTTCTTTTTTTACCCACCTTTTAACCCAAACCCATGACACAGTGAAATGTTTAGTTGTTTAGTGAAATGTTTAGTATAAAAATGCCTGCATTGGGCCTTTTAATGGGCCTTACTATCTCTGACTTTGTTTAGGAAACATTGACTTACTGGGATAAGTGGTTGTTCCACATAGCTATCTTAAGATgtataagttgctctggataagagcatctgctaaatgaataaaaatataacATTTCTGAGTCAAGGCCATCCACTGTAAAAATGTGTCAGGTAATCCAATAGGATGCCTACTAGGGGGGAAATCTTTGTGACGTCCAACTCTGGTCATACTGGGTCATATTCATCAGTGCACACACTAGCAAAGGGTTTACCAACAGAAAACGAAAATgaatgtttcttattggacaagttcaggtagtccctccctgtttcggtCGGGTTTCTTCCATTTGGTGACTAGTTAATACGACTCCGGCTGAAAAGGGACGATTTCTATACATATTTTTTGTGAACAGCTAATTAGTGGGTATATACTCCCTAGACTTGGAATATTATAAATAGACCTTTCCCCACATTGAGTAGAACATTTTACATTAGTTGATACATAACCATGAACAGTAGGGACCAACTAGACCTAGATCGATTAGTTTAAAACTAAACATGTCTAGTAAACCGATACCTTCAAATGAATCCCTCAACAGATTGGTCTTTCAACAGCAAAATAACGTACAACAAATGTTTCACTTGCATGTCTTCAGTTAACCCATACCATTTAACAAAACACTACTCACAGAGCACAACAAAAAACACCTTATACCAATCCATCACACTGTTTTCTGTTTgaatacagtgacagtacagaccTGACACTTAAAGCCTCCAGGCATCTATGGTTTATCTTTGCGAAAATTCTGTTTGTTGCATCAAGTGAGGTGGGAAAAGTTTTAGTGGTAGCACCCTAGACTGAATGACTAAGGGTTCGtcccgaaatggcaccctatttccacTATAATTAAAGATGCACATTAGTGTGTGGGGGGGTCAGTCTTCAAGCTTTCCGCAATGCTGAAGCTCTATATGATGACAGGAGGTTTCTGCCTGTTCTGGCAACCCCACTCTGAGCTGGGAGTGTTGCTGGACACTGTCTGCCTCCTTCTCCCTCAAGAACCTTTCTAACCTGTCCATGTAGGATGGCCGCCGGGGTAGGAGGAAATAGTGCGTGGCGCTGGctttcctcccatcctccatgATAGGCACGATACAGGGGGAGCGTGGGCCCACCAAGGGCCCAGTGGATCCCTCCCTATGCTGCTGTTGTGGCCTCTGGAGGCCCTTGCTGACATATTTGGGGTTGGGGGCGAAACTCTGCGTAGGGGGCATCACCCCATTCACGTATATAGGTAGGCTCTTGGGACTAGGGGTGCAACAGGAGCCACAAGGGGGCGCTATCGGTTTCCTGGGAGGGACTTTGGGAGGCTTGTCCTTGTCTTGGTCCTCGATGACAGACCAACGTTGGCAGTTGGCAGTCTTGGAGGGGCGTGGGGGGATGGGGATGCGGGGAGGAACTTCAGGCTTGTCCAGCTGGGGGTTGCCCCTGtagctgccatggtggtggtggtgaaggtgGCATGACTGGCGCAGGCCAGAGGGCTTGAAGGAGCTTGCAGGGCCCGAGTGGGAGCGCCGCAACTTGGACCATTGGGGCCGATCGGGTTGCTTGCTAGAAATGTCCCTCACTGCTACCACCACGGCCCCTGGCCCTCTCTGTCCCCCAAACTGGACCTGCTGCTCCTGGGTTCCACTTTGGGCTCCACCCTTAGCCGAGCCGCTAGCCCCGGGGGGCCCCTCAAGGTAGGCATAGTTGACCTGGCCACAGCCCCTGAAGCTTCGTCGTCCGGTGGCTCCATAGTGGAGGGCCAGGGCATTCGTGGAGCAGCGCTGGGGAAGTAGGTGCTGCCTCTCGTCGATGAAGAATTCCACCTCGCTCTCCGCTGCCTCATCTGAGGAGTTATcctctgggtcagggagagggggCAGGGGCTTGGGGCCGCAGGACGGACTCTGCTCATAAACTGATAGTCTCTGGAAGGAGGGGACCACCTGGTCCCCCTCAGGAGGGCGGGGCCTTGTGGAGTGAGAGGTCAAGGGATGGCTGCTAGAGTACAGTAGATGGTAGGGCTGGGGCATCTTGTCTGTAAAGACAGCAAATAGAGAGAACATTCAACATAACTTGAATGAAATGTTTTTAATACTCACAATTTACAGTCAAATTAAAAGAGAATGAGCAAAGGAGAAACATTAATTTATTGAACATggaaaatagaaaacagaaacATTTTAGCCTTACAATTATATTATCTTCACTCTTATCTCCTCCCACAAAACAACAGATTTGAGCCAAATGTATTCAACAATAGTGAACAATACACAACCACACTACACATAAATGATACAAAGAGCATCAATTTACATCCCAAGGAAAGAGTGTCTTCCACAGACAGACCACTTTCTGAGAGGAAGCTCTGCTCTCTGTAAAACATCAGCCACAACAACACCCAGATTAGTTGACGAATAATTTATCAGCGACGCAAGTGACAATCTTTAAGAAGCTTCCCATAACCTTCGGGAGCTTCCTGAACAACATCCTCCAATGAAAACATCAGATTCTGATTCCGCCACAGAGCTCAGGGACAGCCAGTGACCAGACAGCAAGAGATAgccttcttcctttctctctgccccagccctccctctctcccatccccaaGCCCAGTGTAGACTACAGCAGTTCTGGGTCCAAGCAGTATATATttactttcaaatactttaggTGAACTTGATTTAGCTTTTAGCTGACCTGGCATAATGGAACCAAACCCCTCCTACATTTCcgcttttgggactattccattgttGCCATTATGCTTGGCAAAGCTCAAGAAAACAAACTACTATTTCAATCTAGGTCTGATCAGACTCAATTCAACTAACTCTAGGCTCAATCAAATCTACAATCCAGTATTAACGCAGTAGCAAATAAAATTAAAATGCCATTTGTCgaaaaacacaacagaacagctTTGGATCGGAAACAATCCTAGGTAGACACTGCCACAAGTGGAAGGTTCACGTTTTCTAAATAAGACACATGGCATGTCCACAGTATGAAGTATATTGTAAACAAAGACACTGGGGAAATGTGCGTTTACACacgcagcccaattctgatgttttgcccaattattggcaaaatagCTGATCTGATTagtggaaaaatatcagaattgggatgcctgtgtaaacgcagcctcaGACTGGTTGAATTGGATTGTTTTTGCTAGTGCAAAAATATTGCAAATGTCTGCCGCAAAAGTATTTCACTCACTGTCAAAGCCCTGGGACACTGTGTGGTGTTGGTGATGCTCTCTCAAGTTGTGTTCCATCGCGTCGTCAGCATCCAGGCTAAAGCACAGGCTGAAACACAATGACACACAGAAGAATGCTTGAATTCAACACTTGGCCATGTagatagtagatacagtatgtagactGGTCCTACACTTGTCATTGTGGCTGTAATGTCATGCATTATGTATGCATTAAGCTTGAGTCCGAATTCTAACTTCAGGCAACCGCACGTAATTCAAATGAACTCAAAGAGAAGTCAATGCAGGATTTTTGTGAGAGTTGGGTGCGAGTTAGGATTCGTCCTTCAGTAACATGATTGCACTAAATCGATTCTCACTTTTTGCAATAACCATACTATGTATGTCAATATTTGACAAGCATCAATATAACAATATCAATTACACAATTTGaatgaattatttttttttaataaaaaatgattgcaacaataataacaatattacACATCAATACAGGGACATTCCTGTGAATACAATGAAAATAAAACTGATTATCAAGTATTTCGGAACTACATTAAGTATTTCAAGTATTTCTGAACTACACTATTTTTTTATGATAAAATGTTTATCAACTACTAATAATTCCTTAAAGTgtaccttaatgtaaagtgttgccCACTCACCTGTTTGTGCCATGTGGCTGTCCCCAGTAAGCCTTGTTTCGGGCCATGCTGTGACAGAGACTGGGGGAAGGCAGGCTGCTCCTAACGGACATGTACATGTAGATCCATAGAGCACCCAGTCCTCACAGAGACACTGTCCATCTGCTTACTGCAgtccagccaaccagtagtagtCATCCTGTCTCCTTGTTAGGTGCTGGCATACCTGAAtaagagtgtgacagagagagaacgaacgaGAGACAGAAAAGGtacgagagagggaaagaaacagagagagagagaggaaaagagagagggtgagagaaagatagTGAGAAGAAATAAGCAAACATTCAAGTGTTCATGTTGCTAACCATTTTGCTAACCATTTATTTCACAGGCCTGTTTCAGCTTCCTTTTGCCTGGTATTTTTGCCTTGTACACAACAGGTAAGCTACCTGGTACTAAATACATAGTGGGCCTTGTTATAATAAATCCAGTCAACAACAAAGTAATTATTAAACTATGTACTTTCCATTTGACAAATGTAATTTCTCTGAAAACACCAAATAAATTACCAATATAATGGAATCATAACCTCTTACCCCTTTAACCATAACCTGACCACTATACTCCTTGTACCAGTGGTTGCTTTGCCTTGCTTTACTGAGCTAAGCCTCTCATGTGTGTCTCTCCTTTGTAGATCCAGCTCAAAGAGCCTGACTGAGTCTGACTGAGGCATGGAGTTGCATTGCACAACCTCTGGGTCAACAGTGGGCAGGCCTAAGCACTTTCTCCACTCCTTCTTCCCCTCCCAGGCCTGTGAGGCTGTGCTCTGCTCTCTGTACTCTGTAGTCATTCCTATTGCAGTGCTGCAGCGTAGGCCCACACCAAGGGGCCACAACAGAGCCCTTTCAACAGAGGCCATTGTGCAACAAGCTCCTGTGACGCTGGAATGACAAACACTCCCAGTGTGACAGTGCgccaacactcacacacacgctttactgtgtgcgcgtgcgtgtagCCGAATGTGCGCAAAGTTCCTCACACATTTGCATACAAGCGTGCactcacacgtacacacacacagtaaagacCTACTTGGTCAGGAGGAGAGCGCCACTGGCAAACAGTTCAAGTACTTTCCATATGTCATATGAAAAAAGTGAATGTCTGATACCACAGAGATTAACATGTTTTTTTCAGAGCTGTACAGCCAGGTGTTCTTGTCAACTTTTTTCTTTGAACATAGTCTTCATACCACCCAGGAAAAAAGGTTCAATTCCAAATTCAAAACACTGACAGCTGACAACAACAATATCGATAATGACAAGTCCACTGGGGAGAAAGACTGGACAAAGTGTCACCACAATGCTACACAACAACCTGGGCCCTTTCCTTGCGCCACGAACGGGTCATGGTCTTGCGAAAAGCTGCTCTTTATGCAAACAAGTGTCAGTGTGACAAAAGGGGATTTGAACTATAATTGTAAT
Encoded proteins:
- the LOC139416397 gene encoding ERBB receptor feedback inhibitor 1-like, producing the protein MYMSVRSSLPSPSLCHSMARNKAYWGQPHGTNSLCFSLDADDAMEHNLREHHQHHTVSQGFDNKMPQPYHLLYSSSHPLTSHSTRPRPPEGDQVVPSFQRLSVYEQSPSCGPKPLPPLPDPEDNSSDEAAESEVEFFIDERQHLLPQRCSTNALALHYGATGRRSFRGCGQVNYAYLEGPPGASGSAKGGAQSGTQEQQVQFGGQRGPGAVVVAVRDISSKQPDRPQWSKLRRSHSGPASSFKPSGLRQSCHLHHHHHGSYRGNPQLDKPEVPPRIPIPPRPSKTANCQRWSVIEDQDKDKPPKVPPRKPIAPPCGSCCTPSPKSLPIYVNGVMPPTQSFAPNPKYVSKGLQRPQQQHREGSTGPLVGPRSPCIVPIMEDGRKASATHYFLLPRRPSYMDRLERFLREKEADSVQQHSQLRVGLPEQAETSCHHIELQHCGKLED